Proteins from one Pseudodesulfovibrio hydrargyri genomic window:
- the mfd gene encoding transcription-repair coupling factor, protein MPATYPKDIADFMKGAVDSVRVFKSGPGSQALLAGSLLAGGSDVVLVVPGVAEFKEMQALLTLLSRGKPGGLEQPAWEREWVFLPPYHSRTPEPQGWSERWAALYGLVYRDGPRGVLMTADNLLPHWPGETVLRENWATLTKGEEMSPDILLEQLVSWGYVRRKLVSDPGDMAMRGDILDIHAPGYELPLRLEFFGDVLEEVRLFDPSSQRSKADLNEAVLLPVGPGITTPDRAFRARDQWEKLRKTGEITAAQEQALSERLDANDGYVWPGLYYDAPVGLEDYLPKDAAWLLSSGGTLRARLEDREQAWRDYLKDEERDKGVSLPRRFIIRSHDVARKAWSSARQLVFEELTIGREKTGIDLPETPYSDFTDIFWRPEATRRPWAALMTGIKEWQSAGETTILSFRTQRSRTKFLNLAEQESLPITLEYVPDRQGLYALVSPLRKGMDIGWNRTRVLGEEVIQPQAPSARPGRDKAFKGLERYDDLSEGDLLVHRDYGLSQFGGLHHMSIGEGANDYLLLYFSGEDKLYLPVDRLNLVQRFKGPEGAKQPSLDKLGGSRWAKTTAKVRKAIEKIAHELVEMYAFRRVAKGYGYGPLDEMYAEFEATFGFEETPDQEKAVNDVFRDMEKPEPMDRLVCGDVGFGKTEVALRAAFRAALEGRQTALLCPTTVLAEQHYQTFTRRMEGFPVRVGLLSRFVTAKRQKTVLEAASRGEIDILIGTHRILSKDVELPNLGLLILDEEQRFGVKHKEKLKHFRQNIDVLTLTATPIPRTLQLSLSGIRGLSVIETPPVDRKPVETGIMEREELELKAVLRRELDRGGQVYWVYNRVNGLERVADYVRGLVPDAKVGMAHGRMSEKGLEDAMRDFWHGEMDVLVCTSIVESGLDFPNANTLIVDQAQLFGLGQLYQLRGRVGRSERQAYAYFVVPSIKDISEIVRKRLRIILDMDYLGAGFKVAMEDLRLRGAGNILGEAQSGQIAKIGLELFLEMLEEEVARLRGEEHAGAADTELNFVFEAHIPGGYIPDSRERLRYYRSLSSAATDMELCEYEAEIRDRFGPLPEPLDAFFGVLRIKRTLSRLQAARAELYPGRMVITWKDNAIAVNPERLISWVNDRGEGTRLIPPAKLEIRYDGAHSMREALESTAADLEGMLDAQTVPPGGP, encoded by the coding sequence ATGCCAGCCACCTATCCCAAGGACATAGCCGACTTCATGAAGGGGGCCGTTGATTCGGTCCGGGTGTTCAAAAGCGGGCCGGGTTCACAAGCCCTGCTGGCCGGGTCCCTGCTGGCCGGCGGGAGCGACGTGGTCCTGGTCGTCCCGGGCGTGGCCGAGTTCAAGGAGATGCAGGCCCTGCTGACCCTGCTGTCGCGTGGCAAGCCGGGCGGCCTGGAGCAGCCCGCCTGGGAGCGGGAATGGGTCTTCCTGCCGCCGTATCATTCGCGCACGCCCGAACCGCAGGGGTGGAGCGAGCGGTGGGCCGCCCTGTACGGGCTGGTCTACCGGGACGGTCCGCGCGGCGTGCTCATGACCGCCGACAACCTGTTGCCGCACTGGCCCGGCGAGACGGTCCTGCGCGAGAACTGGGCCACCCTGACCAAGGGCGAGGAGATGTCCCCGGACATCCTCCTCGAACAGCTCGTCTCCTGGGGATATGTGCGCCGCAAGCTGGTCTCCGACCCCGGCGACATGGCCATGCGCGGCGACATCCTGGACATCCACGCGCCGGGCTACGAACTGCCGTTGCGCCTTGAATTTTTTGGCGACGTGCTTGAGGAGGTCCGGCTGTTCGACCCGTCCTCCCAGCGATCCAAGGCGGATCTGAACGAGGCCGTGCTCCTGCCCGTTGGGCCGGGCATCACTACGCCGGACCGGGCCTTCCGCGCCCGCGACCAATGGGAGAAACTGCGCAAGACCGGCGAGATCACGGCAGCCCAGGAACAGGCACTGTCCGAGCGGCTGGACGCCAACGACGGGTACGTTTGGCCGGGCCTGTACTACGACGCGCCTGTGGGGCTCGAGGACTATCTGCCCAAGGATGCGGCCTGGCTGCTTTCCTCGGGCGGCACCCTGCGGGCCCGGCTCGAGGACCGCGAACAGGCGTGGCGCGACTATTTGAAGGACGAGGAGCGCGACAAGGGCGTCAGTCTGCCCCGGCGGTTCATCATCCGTTCCCACGACGTGGCCCGCAAGGCGTGGAGTTCGGCCCGCCAGTTGGTCTTCGAGGAACTGACCATCGGCCGGGAAAAGACCGGCATCGACCTGCCCGAGACTCCGTACAGCGATTTCACCGACATCTTCTGGCGGCCCGAGGCCACCAGACGGCCGTGGGCCGCTCTCATGACCGGAATCAAGGAGTGGCAGAGCGCGGGCGAGACCACCATCCTGAGTTTCCGCACCCAGCGCTCGCGGACCAAGTTCCTGAACCTGGCCGAGCAGGAGAGCCTGCCCATCACCCTGGAATACGTACCGGACCGCCAGGGACTCTACGCCCTGGTCTCTCCCTTGCGCAAGGGCATGGACATCGGCTGGAACCGGACCCGCGTCCTGGGCGAGGAGGTCATCCAGCCCCAGGCGCCCAGCGCCCGGCCCGGGCGGGACAAGGCCTTCAAGGGGCTGGAGCGGTACGACGACCTGTCCGAGGGCGATCTGCTGGTCCACCGGGACTACGGCCTGTCCCAGTTCGGCGGGCTGCATCACATGTCCATCGGCGAGGGGGCCAACGACTATCTGCTCCTGTATTTTTCCGGCGAGGACAAGCTTTATCTGCCCGTGGACCGGCTCAACCTGGTCCAGCGGTTCAAGGGGCCCGAGGGAGCCAAGCAGCCGTCCCTGGACAAGCTCGGCGGTTCGCGCTGGGCCAAGACCACGGCCAAGGTCCGCAAGGCCATCGAGAAGATCGCCCATGAACTGGTTGAGATGTACGCCTTCCGCCGGGTGGCCAAGGGGTACGGCTACGGTCCGCTCGACGAGATGTACGCCGAGTTCGAGGCCACCTTCGGGTTCGAGGAGACCCCGGACCAGGAAAAGGCCGTGAACGACGTGTTCCGCGACATGGAGAAGCCCGAGCCCATGGATCGGCTGGTCTGCGGCGACGTGGGCTTCGGCAAGACAGAAGTGGCCCTGCGCGCCGCCTTCCGCGCGGCGCTCGAAGGCCGCCAGACGGCCTTGTTGTGTCCAACCACGGTTCTGGCCGAACAACACTACCAGACCTTCACCAGGCGCATGGAGGGATTCCCGGTGCGCGTGGGGCTGCTCAGCCGGTTCGTCACGGCCAAGCGGCAGAAGACCGTGCTCGAGGCCGCCAGCCGGGGAGAGATCGACATCCTCATCGGCACGCACCGCATTCTTTCCAAGGACGTGGAGCTGCCCAACCTCGGCCTGCTCATTCTGGACGAGGAGCAGCGCTTCGGGGTCAAGCACAAGGAAAAGCTCAAGCATTTCCGTCAGAACATCGACGTCCTGACCCTGACGGCCACACCCATTCCCCGGACCCTGCAACTGTCTCTCTCGGGCATCCGCGGCCTGTCGGTCATCGAGACCCCGCCCGTGGACCGCAAGCCCGTGGAGACGGGCATCATGGAGCGCGAGGAGCTGGAGCTCAAGGCGGTCCTGCGCCGGGAGCTGGACCGGGGCGGCCAGGTGTACTGGGTGTACAACAGGGTCAACGGGCTTGAGCGGGTGGCCGATTACGTGCGCGGCCTGGTCCCGGACGCCAAGGTGGGCATGGCCCACGGGCGGATGAGCGAGAAGGGGCTGGAGGACGCCATGCGCGATTTCTGGCACGGCGAGATGGACGTGCTCGTGTGCACCTCCATCGTCGAGTCCGGCCTGGACTTCCCCAACGCCAACACCCTGATCGTGGACCAGGCCCAGCTTTTCGGCCTGGGGCAGCTCTACCAGCTGCGGGGCAGGGTGGGGCGCAGCGAGCGGCAGGCCTATGCGTATTTCGTGGTCCCGTCCATCAAGGATATTTCCGAAATCGTCCGCAAACGCTTGCGCATCATTCTGGACATGGATTATCTGGGGGCTGGATTCAAGGTGGCCATGGAGGACTTGCGGCTTCGAGGCGCGGGCAATATCCTGGGCGAGGCCCAGTCCGGGCAGATCGCCAAGATCGGCCTGGAACTCTTCCTCGAAATGCTCGAGGAGGAGGTTGCCAGACTGCGCGGCGAGGAACACGCCGGGGCGGCGGATACGGAACTGAATTTCGTTTTCGAAGCTCACATTCCGGGCGGATACATCCCGGATTCGCGGGAGAGGCTGCGCTATTACCGGTCCCTTTCCTCGGCCGCCACGGACATGGAACTGTGTGAATACGAGGCCGAGATCCGCGACCGCTTCGGGCCGCTGCCCGAGCCGCTGGACGCCTTCTTCGGCGTGCTGCGCATCAAGCGGACCCTGTCCCGGCTCCAGGCGGCCCGGGCCGAGCTCTATCCGGGCCGGATGGTCATCACCTGGAAGGACAACGCCATCGCGGTCAACCCCGAGAGGCTGATCAGCTGGGTCAACGACCGGGGGGAGGGGACCCGGCTCATTCCTCCGGCCAAGCTGGAAATCCGATACGACGGTGCGCATTCCATGCGGGAGGCGCTGGAGTCCACCGCCGCGGACCTGGAAGGCATGCTCGATGCTCAAACCGTGCCGCCGGGCGGCCCATAA
- a CDS encoding peptidylprolyl isomerase encodes MKRHIAILFIFAALLAGCSGDADDIGIVARVNGSPIYLSQLEFQHDQFQEDSVGAYVPSVAKLRREYGEILSDLIVQELVVQELARRDLSVTDEELRKAENTVRGDYPEGAFEQVLVEEYIDLKSWRRQLRYYLAQKKFFQLVLRPQIKIDYKEAEKYYRDHISDFYLAESLRILVVRGPSRELVVKAVEKYLKDHDQMNLATAFGEVETREVVVREGRLSAPWRNALTGLKPGQASDVLTDRFGFEALVLLERSEAKVLPPAQAYPLVEEALLEKKMENAFEKWLSGDLAKADIQVSEHLLESAAKPGDDEASAPAVIAEPEEPAAEEAVEPPPVEDDMNGQEPADEAIPMDQLGTDTGI; translated from the coding sequence ATGAAACGTCACATAGCGATACTCTTCATTTTTGCGGCCCTGCTGGCCGGATGCTCCGGGGACGCGGACGACATCGGCATCGTGGCCCGGGTCAACGGTTCACCCATCTATCTGAGCCAGCTGGAGTTCCAGCACGACCAGTTCCAGGAGGATAGCGTCGGGGCGTACGTCCCCAGCGTGGCCAAGCTGCGCAGGGAGTACGGTGAGATCCTGTCCGACCTCATCGTCCAGGAACTGGTGGTCCAGGAACTGGCCCGCCGCGACCTGTCGGTGACCGACGAGGAACTGCGCAAGGCCGAAAACACGGTGCGCGGCGACTACCCGGAAGGGGCCTTCGAACAGGTTCTGGTGGAGGAGTACATCGACCTCAAGTCCTGGCGTCGGCAGCTGCGCTATTACCTGGCCCAGAAGAAGTTCTTCCAGTTGGTCCTGCGGCCGCAGATCAAGATCGACTACAAGGAAGCCGAGAAATACTACCGTGACCATATCTCCGATTTCTACCTGGCCGAGAGCCTGCGCATCCTGGTGGTGCGCGGCCCGAGCCGGGAGTTGGTGGTCAAGGCTGTTGAAAAATATCTCAAGGATCACGACCAGATGAACCTGGCCACTGCGTTCGGCGAGGTCGAGACACGGGAGGTGGTGGTCCGCGAAGGCCGGTTGTCCGCGCCCTGGCGCAACGCGCTGACCGGGCTCAAGCCGGGCCAGGCCAGCGACGTGCTCACCGACCGCTTCGGCTTCGAGGCCCTGGTCCTGCTCGAACGCAGCGAGGCCAAGGTTCTGCCTCCGGCCCAGGCCTACCCCCTGGTGGAGGAGGCCCTGCTCGAGAAGAAGATGGAGAACGCCTTCGAGAAGTGGCTCTCCGGGGATCTGGCCAAGGCGGACATTCAGGTCAGCGAACATCTTTTGGAGTCCGCGGCCAAGCCTGGCGACGACGAAGCGAGCGCGCCGGCCGTCATTGCGGAACCCGAGGAGCCGGCGGCGGAAGAGGCCGTGGAACCGCCCCCGGTCGAGGACGACATGAACGGCCAGGAACCGGCCGATGAGGCCATTCCCATGGATCAGCTTGGCACGGACACGGGCATCTGA